In a single window of the Elaeis guineensis isolate ETL-2024a chromosome 6, EG11, whole genome shotgun sequence genome:
- the LOC105060002 gene encoding serine/threonine-protein kinase SAPK10 — MDRAALTVGPAMDLPIMHDSDRYELVRDIGSGNFGIARLMRDKKTRELVAVKYIERGEKIDENVQREIINHRSLRHPNIIRFKEVILTPTHLAIVMEYASGGELFERICNAGRFSEDEARFFFQQLISGVSYCHSMQVCHRDLKLENTLLDGSVAPRLKICDFGYSKSSVLHSQPKSTVGTPAYIAPEVLLKKEYDGKIADVWSCGVTLYVMLVGAYPFEDPEEPKNFRKTIQRILGVQYSIPDYVHISPECRQLISRIFVGNPAMRITIPEIQNHEWFLKNLPADLMDDNTMSNQYEEPDQPMQSIDEIMQIIAEATIPAAGTRGLNPYLTGSIDLDDDMEDLDSDPELDVDSSGEIIYAINQYEEPDQPMQSIDEIMQIIAEATIPAAGTRGLNPYLTGSIDLDDDMEDLDSDPELDVDSSGEIIYAM, encoded by the exons ATGGATCGTGCGGCGCTGACGGTCGGGCCGGCGATGGATCTGCCGATAATGCACGACAGCGACCGGTACGAGCTGGTGAGGGACATCGGGTCCGGGAACTTCGGGATCGCAAGGCTGATGAGGGATAAGAAGACACGGGAGCTGGTGGCGGTGAAGTACATCGAGCGGGGCGAGAAG attGATGAAAATGTTCAGCGAGAGATAATTAACCACAGGTCTTTGAGGCACCCTAATATTATTAGGTTCAAAGAG GTTATTCTAACTCCAACCCATTTGGCTATTGTCATGGAATATGCTTCTGGTGGTGAGCTTTTTGAGCGCATTTGCAATGCTGGCCGCTTCAGTGAGGATGAG GCTCGCTTTTTCTTCCAGCAGCTTATATCAGGAGTTAGCTATTGCCACTCTATG CAAGTATGTCACCGTGATTTAAAATTGGAGAACACCTTGTTGGATGGAAGCGTGGCTCCTCGTCTGAAGATATGTGATTTTGGGTATTCCAAG TCATCTGTTCTGCATTCACAACCAAAATCAACTGTTGGAACTCCTGCATACATTGCTCCTGAAGTGCTACTCAAGAAGGAATATGATGGCAAG ATTGCTGATGTGTGGTCTTGTGGAGTGACTTTATATGTGATGTTGGTGGGAGCATATCCTTTTGAGGATCCAGAAGAGCCCAAAAACTTCCGAAAGACAATACAG CGTATATTAGGAGTTCAGTATTCAATTCCAGACTATGTCCACATATCTCCTGAGTGCCGACAACTGATCTCAAGGATTTTTGTTGGCAATCCTGCTATG AGGATAACAATCCCTGagatacaaaatcatgagtggttcTTGAAGAACCTTCCTGCTGATCTGATGGATGACAACACGATGAGCAACCAATATGAGGAGCCTGACCAACCCATGCAGAGCATTGATGAGATAATGCAGATTATAGCTGAGGCAACCATCCCTGCAGCTGGCACTCGTGGGCTGAACCCATATTTGACAGGCAGCATAGACCTTGATGATGACATGGAGGATCTTGACTCTGATCCGGAGCTTGATGTGGACAGCAGTGGGGAGATAATCTATGCAAT CAACCAATATGAGGAGCCTGACCAACCCATGCAGAGCATTGATGAGATAATGCAGATTATAGCTGAGGCAACCATCCCTGCAGCTGGCACTCGTGGGCTGAACCCATATTTGACAGGCAGCATAGACCTTGATGATGACATGGAGGATCTTGACTCTGATCCGGAGCTTGATGTGGACAGCAGTGGGGAGATAATCTATGCAATGTGA